ttcatttttttttatcattttcttgaaaataaaaaaagatgaaagaagataaagaattcaatttttttttattttcatcaaactgaataaatcaaaaataaaaataaaaactaaaacctagTTAAATCATGGtattcttatttgattttgagaGTATGcctgtaattgttttttaaaatgtttttatttaaaaatgtattaaaaaaatatttttttatttttttaaaattatttttaatattaacgtatcaaaataatttaaaaatattaaaaatatattaatttttttaaaataaaaaataatgttatatgATTCGGTTTTGCTCGTCCTTTCTAGCGTGGAAGGATTATGTCAAagctaaatattttcttttcctggCTTGGAAGAACAATTTATTGCCCCATTTGACTTTAATTGTCCTGACACATGAATGTGAAGTTGCCGGTTGGTGAGGCCCGTGAGGGTAATAgctagtttattattattttagtatagagtcgttgttttttcaaaatatattaaaataatattttttttattttaaaaaaattattattaatattattatttcatcaaaataattttaaaaaaataaaaaaaattaatatttttgaaaaacatttttagaatataaaacAAACAGGATTCTGAAATGTTTTCAAGACAACTAGACGGCGTGGTTTGTGAACTTCTGTGGTGTTGACTGTTAATAGGAATAAGCTTACTGTGCACGTCAAgatattttatgtatttgttcatttatttcctgtgaaaaaaagagaaagggaCGTTtgtttgatggattttttttttgaaaatgaaaaggaagtgGATAATGTTGGATGCCTCAAAACCCATAGGAAGTTTTATATTTGGACGAAATGAATACgtccaaataaattaaataattgctggatcttgtttttaaaagaataattatcaTTGGAGCTTATGAACTCAACGGATTATATTTAGTGGTAATaggatatataatatttttataaaagttattttaattaaaaatatattaaaataattttttttaaaattttaaatgaaaaacactttaaatcacGACCACTACCACAATCTCAAATATACTCTAAATTTAGATAATCAATCCTCTTAATCTTCTAATATaaaatcacttttatttttacatagttttttaaaaatatatttgttttgaaaaatatttaattaatattatttttagtaatttttaataattttaacattaaaaataattttataaaaatatattttcaagaaaaaaactccACATGCACCGCTtaattcctttttaattttatctactTTTGAGGGAACAAAGTTTGGATAATAGAAgtcataataaaattagaaattttgatatgagaaaaaaaatgcatttttggaACATGAAACGACAACACTGAGAGTGAGAACGGTAAACACATGCGAGtggatttcttttaattgtttttaatactataagtagaaaaagagaaatagataaatatattGTAGTACGGTGGCGGGGAACACGAACCATACCATATACCCTTCCTCATAAACCGTAGCTGGTTCTCTTTGTCCCTTTCATCAAACACCCCTTCACATCAACCCCCCAAAACTCTCTCTAATTATCCCTCCCTTTCTGTTTCCAAAAAGCTATCTTTGCCGCCATGACGAGCTCCTCTGCAACAACTCGCAAGGTTCATACTCTTAATCGATGACACGGGCTTCTGTTTATATCGTGTTTTCTATCATTGACGATACTGAACttgtgggttttgttttgttctagGCACTGAGTAAGATTGCTTGCAATCGGCTTCAAAAAGAACTTGTTGAGTGGCAAGTCAACCCTCCAACTGGTTTCAAACATAAAGTCACCGATAATCTCCAAAGGTTTGGTCTTTTCTGTTTGATTACTGTAAtgggttgttttgttttatgttaaatAGTGTTTTCTTGCCGAGAAAATCAAAGGAAGTTTTTGGAAAATAAGAAATCAACTAAATTTGGATCTTTTTTGGAAATGTttgtaaaatgaaatttaaggatatgatttttcttaattagtttttatgtttgattagtttctctctctctctctctctctctttttatgtgGGGTTAttggaatttttgaattgaaggTGGGTTATTGAAGTAATTGGAGCTCCGGGCACCCTTTACGCTAATGAGACCTATCAGCTTCAAGTCGATTTCCCTGAGCATTACCCTATGGAAGCCCCTCAGGTTTGGAATTGCAACAGCATATTGTTAACTGTGTTGATTTTTAGTgggtttttttcatgtaaaacagTCTTGATTGTGGTGTTTGTGGTTCTAACAGGTTATCTTTCTTCACCCGGCTCCGCTGCATCCGCATATTTATAGCAATGGCCATATTTGTTTAGGTAATCATATGCATGTTCTATATTGGCTTTAAGTTAATCGTGGAATTACAATTTCGGATCGGTTGGATAATTTGTCTTATTGTATTCTGTCCCGAGTTGAATTATCGTGGCCCACTTAGTTGGATGTTTTCCTTTTGCTACATCatgaacttatttatttttctgctttttatttcACAGCATTCACTTATTTTTTGAAAGTGATGGTCTTGCACGTAATTGCTGGCCCTTTTTGGTTGTTGGAGATATTTTCATTCTCCTCTTACAAGGTTTTTATTCAATACATGGCCAATATTGCATGCATATTGATCTCTTAGTTTTCCAGTTTCTTGCAATTTCCATTGAGTAGAGGGCAAAACCTTGATTGTTGCTAGAAAAAATGGTATGATTATCTTGGAACATTAAATTTCAGTGAGACCTGCAAAAGCCAAATTCAGGTATAGTTCACTGTAATGGGCATAGATATTATGATGGACAGTGAAAGCCTTGGGCATGCAATATACTGGTAGCTAATTATTGCTGTATAAGTTATGTTCATCATGCAATCCATTTGTTTAGAAGTTTTGACCCTTAATGCTGTCACTAGATAAGAAATTGCTTTCAGTTTCTCTTCTCTTTGGTTCATTTGTGATACAACTTGGACCCGTGCACATACTGATGCTCGTGCTATGTTAATCCTGTTCTGGATAAGCAGGGTATAAGTCATTTGTTATGATTCAAGCTAAGTAACTTTGTATATGGTTCTTATCTCAGTTATGCTCTTTCTATCTCATATTTACCGTGCAACTTTGGTTTTCCAACTATTTAAAGAGTGATCATTAATTACTGTCAgtggaatttgtttttaatttgtcttGTTGAAAGTGGTTACATTTCTAATTGAAGGTTGTTATGTTGCTCCATAAATgtgagaattaattaatttttacataatGGGACATCTCAAAAAGGAATGATGGACAGTTTAGTGGGATgagtgttttaatatattttgtatctCACCTCTTTCTTTCAATCTAAACCTGCAGTTAATAATACTTGCAGCATGACTGGCATTTGATTATTACCGTTTGCAGATATACTATATGATTCCTGGTCACCTGCCATGACTGTTAGTTCCGTCTGTATCAGTATTCTATCGATGCTTTCCAGCTCCCCTGCAAAGGTTTGATTTTATGGTCAATTTTTTATGTGCTTGCTTTACCCTCCCTTTTTAATCattatggattttgttttcgTTGTGCTACGATTGGCTGCTGGTCAGCAAGGGTATATTTTCCAATATCCTTGATGAACAGTAAGCATGCCTTTTAATGATCTTATGATTCATTGGACGGTTGGTTAAGATGGGCATCAAGAGGTTTTGTTTCTTCACCTTgtttaaatcatatattaagacAGTTGGATTAATGGGGTTGACCTTGCTTGCAGCAACGTCCTGAGGACAATGACCGATATGTTAAGAACTGTAGAAATGGAAGATCTCCAAAGGAGACCAGGTGGTGGTTCCACGATGATAAAGTGTAACAATTGAAGCATTTCCATGCGTATCAGGCCAAATAATTATGGTAGATGGCCTCCTTTttccaaagaaaatgaaaacttgGGGAGAAGCATTCTGAAAACTCCTCTAAATGTCATGTGTGTAAAGGAAAAGGAACAATGTGTTTTAGTAATATACTAGGAGCAAACTTGGCTTTTGTTACCTAGCAGGTAGATCATTGAAGCTGTGCTTTATCAGCACATTTTTAATCATTCTGTAACCATTTCACCTATATCTTATTTTCTGACTTTAGTTTGCTAGCATGATGGATAGGTCCGTTCCATAATACTTGTTATTATGTCAAATTATTCACCGAGAAGGTATATCTTGCAATTCTTACAAGTTACTAGGTGGATAATAATTATACGtttcttatcatcatcatcatcataatctGTTCCCAATGCCATAATGCATTTTTCATCGTGCTGTTAATGGTTTCTGTTGTCTTAATCATATCATGCATATGGTGATTCTCTTTGTGCTCCGGTTTAGGCTCAAGGCTAGCAGAATCACAGATTATGAATTTGTGAATGCTCAAGGCTCGTAGAATCACAGATTATGAATTTGTGAACGGTGGCCATTTTTTAACTGTATTTTACGACGAATTAGAGAGTGAGATGCCAC
This Populus alba chromosome 7, ASM523922v2, whole genome shotgun sequence DNA region includes the following protein-coding sequences:
- the LOC118063088 gene encoding probable ubiquitin-conjugating enzyme E2 16, giving the protein MTSSSATTRKALSKIACNRLQKELVEWQVNPPTGFKHKVTDNLQRWVIEVIGAPGTLYANETYQLQVDFPEHYPMEAPQVIFLHPAPLHPHIYSNGHICLDILYDSWSPAMTVSSVCISILSMLSSSPAKQRPEDNDRYVKNCRNGRSPKETRWWFHDDKV